A DNA window from Pseudomonas wuhanensis contains the following coding sequences:
- a CDS encoding RHS repeat-associated core domain-containing protein, whose product MDRVAYVDNQLSTFKDSLKLYQEQTKTWYAKAADKGSRATDLPSLLGMERVIKVGNTSKSVSMTDGDFASNVAQCPLKGPLLIESKFESVYDIPLGDIEVEIVAVEGGAVSKVKLDAQGKASWTGGIPGKFYKIRIHNEVTPAQIDTLFKSYDGLTGQLEGFLRKEWAGFKPQWSNMSASGTAMAVGNGILEGGWEAIKGVWDGISLVLDILQDPSKFAKDLGAGTQKLIALAKESPDVMKKAMLLASDEAALFLMVRSAVIWLAGMPPMKMAGDAAKMTTAAVVGIAIDIVISIVLTIAAEGTGVIYLAARLKKYGEIIIKAVTGFVESVFKIIKGFMEYVAKYTAVAARGVTAQVKKGVAQVRFDGKKNTKLGKGKTGDDASRQAKTPADQSAEPAAKTCTDKCPVSMVTGEELLTLNDGQLDGLLPFEWTRLYRSSAVEIDCGLGYGWSHALAHRIEINGDEVIWTDHENRATPFPLPSQQRPAITNSLSRAAIFIGDDPSELVLAQAGSRPSFYHFRYNSKGATLIAISDSYGNRLHITRDIHGRIKRLDNGAGRALLLRYDRKHIIAVDYQQFIPADNLEDAWNTVQTLVTYNYDAQHRLIEAKNAAGEAEHYRYNDQHVILERQLAGGASFFWEWENEGKLSRCVHHWASFSQMEAHYAWDDKGSVTVTNADGSEEVYTHDDKARLISKIDPDGAEHLKAYNDKGQLIAEKDPLGAVTEYRYDEDGLMTAVIPPEDEPVSYEYSNGFVSDVHRGKATWKYQRNNQGDITQQIDPDGNATLYSYDRQGRLLEIRHPDGSRHQLGWNNLGQLLEERLPDGGQRKYRYDALGRQITRQEETGAITHYQWDAANRLAQITLPGGATRAFTYNAYGKVTAERDELGRVTRYEYADGLHLVSRRLNPDGSQLRYRYDNSRLLLTEIENERGEHYHLDYYPNGLIQQETGFDGRRTAYEYDLNGQLLKKTEFGDDASELVTEYQRDAAGRLLVKTLADGEEIHYSYDALGRLVNVDDGHWPLAYEYDLQDRLITEHQGWGTLRYEYDNLGQLSHCRLPDGSKLDYRHQSGGRLSSIDLNGSRLTTHQFNAGRELQRQQGLLLSQYQYDEQGRLQAHTVSQQERNLFRRRYAYDANGNLAGIDDSRKGNRSYHYDPLDRLINVRGTTPESFAHDPAGNLLGQGDQPTANLANVKGNRLLMQGDRHYDYDAHGNLIRERRGAGQKLVTEYRYDCQHRLIGVSLPGGSIASYKYDAFGRRIAKTVDGHTIEFLWQGERLIAESADSRYRTYIYEPGSFRPLAMLDGEGPLKATPFYYQLDHLGTPQELTDYSGEIMWSAKYRAYGNLATLDIAEIDNPLRFQGQYFDAETGLHYNRHRYYNPGTGRFLTPDPIKLAGGLNNYQYVPNPTGWVDPLGLNNCPPGTTDHKGVPISDNAKHHLEKADGYNTQTGVSGAHNRDDFMKATKDNKLYVLSEVQSPSTPGVSTITYGRDALDRTGQVVGVKQFKSPKTVYDPNVISTERMYNAGKDAAASGYAGAKASGNRVYTASSDGITFRIYLDETRTYVTNFHPSM is encoded by the coding sequence ATGGATCGCGTTGCCTACGTTGACAACCAACTGAGCACGTTCAAGGACAGCTTGAAGCTGTATCAAGAACAGACCAAAACCTGGTACGCGAAAGCCGCCGATAAAGGCAGTCGAGCAACAGACCTGCCCTCCCTGCTGGGCATGGAGCGCGTCATAAAGGTCGGCAACACCAGCAAATCGGTGAGCATGACCGATGGCGACTTTGCCTCGAACGTTGCCCAGTGCCCACTCAAGGGGCCGCTGCTGATCGAGAGCAAATTCGAATCGGTGTATGACATCCCGCTGGGTGACATCGAAGTCGAAATCGTTGCGGTAGAAGGCGGCGCGGTCAGCAAAGTCAAACTCGACGCCCAAGGCAAAGCCAGCTGGACGGGTGGTATTCCGGGCAAGTTCTACAAAATCCGTATCCATAACGAAGTGACCCCGGCTCAGATCGATACCCTGTTCAAGTCCTATGACGGCCTGACCGGTCAACTGGAAGGTTTCCTGCGTAAGGAATGGGCCGGCTTCAAACCGCAATGGTCGAACATGTCCGCTTCGGGAACCGCCATGGCGGTCGGCAACGGCATCCTCGAAGGCGGTTGGGAAGCGATCAAAGGCGTCTGGGACGGCATCAGCCTGGTGCTCGACATCCTGCAAGACCCGAGCAAGTTTGCGAAAGACCTCGGTGCCGGCACCCAAAAGCTGATAGCACTGGCAAAAGAATCGCCAGACGTCATGAAGAAAGCCATGCTGCTGGCCAGCGACGAGGCCGCCCTGTTCCTGATGGTACGCAGTGCCGTGATCTGGCTGGCCGGCATGCCACCGATGAAGATGGCCGGTGACGCCGCAAAAATGACCACGGCGGCGGTCGTCGGCATCGCGATCGACATCGTGATTTCGATCGTGCTGACCATTGCTGCAGAGGGTACTGGTGTCATCTACCTCGCCGCGCGATTGAAAAAGTACGGCGAAATCATCATCAAGGCCGTGACCGGTTTTGTGGAGTCGGTGTTCAAGATCATCAAAGGCTTCATGGAATACGTCGCGAAGTACACCGCGGTAGCGGCTCGTGGCGTGACGGCTCAGGTGAAGAAAGGGGTGGCGCAGGTTCGCTTTGACGGGAAGAAAAACACAAAACTGGGCAAGGGCAAAACGGGCGACGACGCCTCCAGGCAAGCCAAGACACCTGCTGACCAAAGCGCTGAACCCGCGGCCAAAACCTGCACCGACAAGTGCCCTGTATCGATGGTCACCGGTGAAGAGTTATTGACGCTCAACGATGGCCAACTCGACGGCCTGCTGCCATTTGAGTGGACACGTCTTTACCGAAGCAGCGCAGTGGAAATCGATTGCGGCCTGGGTTATGGCTGGAGCCATGCACTGGCTCATCGAATCGAAATCAATGGCGATGAAGTCATCTGGACTGACCACGAAAATCGGGCGACGCCATTTCCGCTTCCAAGCCAACAGCGTCCGGCGATTACCAACAGCCTGTCACGGGCAGCGATTTTCATCGGTGACGACCCGTCGGAACTTGTCCTGGCTCAAGCCGGGAGTCGACCGTCCTTCTACCACTTCCGTTACAACAGCAAAGGCGCAACCCTGATCGCCATCAGCGACAGCTATGGCAACCGGCTGCACATCACCCGTGACATCCACGGCAGGATCAAACGCCTCGACAATGGCGCCGGTCGTGCCCTGCTCTTGCGATACGACCGCAAGCACATCATCGCCGTCGACTATCAACAGTTTATTCCCGCCGACAATCTGGAAGACGCCTGGAACACTGTCCAGACGCTGGTCACGTACAACTATGACGCGCAGCATCGCCTGATTGAAGCGAAGAACGCTGCCGGTGAAGCCGAACACTATCGCTACAACGATCAGCACGTGATTCTTGAGCGGCAACTGGCGGGTGGCGCGAGTTTCTTTTGGGAGTGGGAGAACGAAGGCAAGTTGTCACGCTGCGTCCATCACTGGGCGAGCTTTTCGCAGATGGAAGCGCATTACGCCTGGGACGATAAAGGCAGCGTCACCGTTACCAACGCCGATGGCAGCGAAGAGGTTTACACCCACGACGATAAAGCGCGGCTTATCAGCAAGATCGATCCGGATGGCGCTGAACACCTGAAGGCCTACAACGATAAAGGCCAGTTGATTGCAGAAAAAGATCCGCTAGGCGCCGTTACCGAGTATCGGTACGACGAAGACGGCTTGATGACGGCCGTCATTCCTCCGGAAGATGAACCCGTTTCGTATGAATACAGCAACGGGTTCGTCAGTGACGTGCACCGAGGCAAAGCCACCTGGAAGTATCAACGAAACAATCAGGGCGACATCACTCAACAGATTGACCCTGATGGTAATGCCACCCTCTACAGCTACGACCGTCAAGGCCGCCTGCTGGAAATCCGTCACCCGGATGGCAGCCGTCATCAACTGGGCTGGAACAACCTCGGCCAACTGCTGGAAGAGCGCCTGCCCGATGGCGGCCAGCGCAAATACCGTTACGACGCCTTGGGCCGGCAGATTACCCGTCAGGAAGAAACCGGCGCCATCACCCACTACCAATGGGACGCCGCCAACCGCCTCGCGCAAATCACCCTGCCCGGCGGTGCAACCCGCGCGTTCACCTACAACGCCTACGGCAAAGTCACCGCTGAACGCGACGAATTGGGTCGCGTCACCCGCTACGAATACGCCGATGGCCTGCACCTGGTCAGCCGTCGCCTCAACCCGGACGGCAGTCAGCTTCGCTACCGTTACGACAACTCGCGCTTGCTGCTCACTGAGATCGAAAACGAACGTGGCGAGCACTACCACCTCGATTACTACCCGAACGGCCTGATCCAGCAGGAAACCGGGTTCGACGGTCGCCGTACCGCTTACGAGTACGACCTCAACGGCCAACTGCTGAAGAAAACCGAATTCGGCGACGACGCCAGTGAGTTGGTCACCGAGTACCAACGCGACGCCGCTGGTCGCTTGCTGGTGAAAACCCTGGCCGATGGCGAGGAAATTCACTACAGCTATGACGCCCTCGGCCGCCTCGTCAACGTCGACGACGGCCATTGGCCTCTCGCCTACGAATACGATCTGCAAGACCGCCTGATCACCGAACACCAAGGCTGGGGCACCCTGCGTTATGAGTACGACAACCTCGGCCAACTGAGCCACTGCCGCCTCCCCGACGGCAGTAAACTCGACTACCGCCACCAATCCGGTGGACGCCTGAGCAGCATCGACCTCAACGGCTCTCGCCTCACCACGCACCAGTTCAACGCGGGCCGCGAACTGCAGCGCCAACAAGGCCTGCTGCTCAGCCAATACCAGTATGACGAACAAGGCCGACTGCAAGCCCACACCGTCAGCCAACAGGAACGCAACCTGTTCCGCCGCCGTTACGCCTACGATGCCAACGGCAACCTTGCCGGCATCGACGACAGCCGCAAAGGCAACCGCAGCTATCACTATGATCCGCTGGACCGTCTGATCAACGTCCGTGGCACCACTCCGGAAAGCTTCGCCCATGACCCGGCGGGCAACCTCCTCGGCCAAGGCGACCAGCCAACCGCAAACCTGGCCAACGTCAAAGGCAACCGCCTGCTCATGCAGGGCGACCGCCACTATGACTACGACGCCCACGGTAACCTGATCCGCGAACGCCGTGGCGCCGGCCAGAAACTCGTCACCGAGTATCGCTACGACTGCCAACATCGCCTGATCGGCGTCAGCCTGCCCGGCGGTAGCATCGCAAGCTACAAGTACGACGCCTTCGGCCGTCGTATCGCCAAAACCGTCGATGGCCACACCATCGAATTCCTGTGGCAAGGCGAACGCCTTATTGCTGAAAGCGCCGACAGCCGCTATCGCACTTACATCTACGAACCCGGCAGCTTCCGCCCGCTGGCCATGCTCGATGGCGAAGGCCCGCTGAAAGCCACACCGTTCTACTACCAACTCGACCACCTCGGCACCCCGCAGGAACTTACCGACTACAGCGGCGAGATCATGTGGTCGGCGAAATACCGCGCCTACGGCAACCTTGCCACCCTCGATATCGCCGAAATCGACAACCCGCTGCGCTTCCAGGGTCAGTACTTCGACGCCGAAACGGGCTTACATTACAACCGGCATCGCTACTACAATCCGGGCACTGGACGGTTTTTGACGCCGGATCCGATCAAGCTTGCGGGTGGGTTGAATAACTACCAGTACGTGCCTAACCCTACGGGGTGGGTGGATCCGTTGGGGTTGAATAACTGCCCTCCAGGGACTACTGACCATAAGGGAGTCCCCATCAGTGACAATGCAAAACACCACCTTGAGAAAGCGGACGGCTATAACACGCAAACAGGTGTTTCAGGCGCTCACAATCGGGACGATTTTATGAAAGCGACCAAGGACAACAAGCTCTATGTCCTCTCAGAGGTCCAAAGCCCAAGCACTCCTGGAGTTTCCACGATCACGTACGGAAGAGATGCACTGGACCGAACAGGGCAAGTGGTAGGGGTAAAGCAATTCAAAAGTCCTAAAACAGTTTACGACCCAAATGTAATTTCTACTGAAAGAATGTACAACGCAGGTAAAGATGCTGCAGCCAGCGGATATGCTGGCGCTAAAGCCAGTGGAAACCGTGTTTATACTGCATCAAGTGATGGGATAACGTTTCGAATCTATCTCGACGAAACACGCACATACGTTACAAACTTTCACCCCAGCATGTAG
- a CDS encoding ATP-binding protein: MFKLRRKTWALLLVYIVGVSGYIYYLYVETQGVLTENINNKLLHAALGASAILGDRYHDNLIDKQSKSETEDWNAIQRLSSFNNSMGTAFVYSVVKRSGEAYLVSSSASKKEILEKNFVRFFDPYPDASQALLDSFERTEPTWIDYSDHWGDFRAVFVPMKSQDGTIYVTGAEITLADYYHQLNQDSLHHIILAILVFLALSLLRMRAHLQQLKINEQVLNQAKNAAEDADRSKTRFLATMSHEIRTPMYGVIGATELLARSTLSPEQSSLLKTINTSGRTLLSLIDNILDLAKIEAGKLELKPRVFEVRALVLSSIEMIRQNIQDKPIALEAHVSPDVPSLVKTDTDSLRQILLNLLGNAVKFTEAGKVSLMVTTSGYGPQARLDFSIRDTGIGIPAERQNSLFKPFTQFKGPASQRFTGSGLGLSICKNLVEAQQGTLSFTSQPGVGSTFSFSLPMELFSVSEIPIGDDHAVVGFDSSFAEDFPLDILLVENHPVSQKVAMAMLQELGYTPDLASNGLEAVNQSMTSTPDIIFMDINMPVMDGLAAIRKIRKLPLGDTCYIVAFTASAFSSEIERFRAAGANDVLTKPANFMALTRVLQRAANYRQQLKASTPVLDAI; the protein is encoded by the coding sequence ATGTTCAAACTCAGGCGGAAAACATGGGCCTTGCTCTTGGTCTACATCGTAGGTGTCAGTGGCTATATCTACTACCTCTACGTCGAGACTCAAGGAGTCCTCACTGAAAACATCAATAACAAATTGCTGCATGCTGCGTTGGGTGCTTCGGCCATCCTTGGCGACCGCTACCATGACAATCTGATCGACAAACAGTCCAAATCCGAAACGGAAGACTGGAATGCCATTCAGCGACTCTCCAGCTTCAACAATTCCATGGGTACTGCCTTTGTCTACAGCGTGGTCAAACGCTCGGGCGAGGCTTATCTGGTCAGCTCCAGCGCATCGAAAAAAGAGATTCTGGAGAAGAATTTCGTACGCTTTTTCGATCCCTACCCGGATGCCAGTCAGGCTTTGCTCGACAGTTTTGAGCGCACCGAACCCACCTGGATCGACTACTCGGATCACTGGGGAGACTTTCGCGCCGTCTTCGTCCCAATGAAATCGCAGGACGGTACGATTTATGTTACTGGCGCGGAGATTACGTTGGCGGACTACTACCACCAACTTAATCAGGACTCCCTGCACCATATCATCCTGGCCATTCTGGTATTTCTCGCCCTCAGCCTTTTACGCATGCGTGCTCATCTCCAGCAATTGAAAATAAACGAACAGGTATTGAATCAGGCAAAAAATGCCGCCGAGGACGCTGATCGTTCAAAAACCAGATTTTTGGCCACCATGAGTCATGAGATCCGCACACCGATGTACGGTGTCATCGGCGCGACCGAGTTGCTGGCGCGGTCCACCCTGAGCCCCGAGCAAAGCAGTCTGTTAAAAACGATTAATACCAGCGGACGAACCCTGCTGTCTCTTATCGACAACATTCTCGACCTTGCAAAAATCGAAGCGGGCAAACTTGAATTGAAACCTCGTGTTTTCGAAGTGAGAGCATTGGTTTTATCCAGTATTGAAATGATCCGGCAAAACATTCAGGACAAGCCAATAGCACTTGAGGCCCACGTCTCACCGGACGTACCTTCCTTGGTCAAAACCGATACCGATAGCCTTCGCCAGATCTTGCTCAACTTGTTGGGCAATGCGGTCAAATTCACCGAAGCCGGAAAAGTATCGCTCATGGTCACGACGAGCGGTTACGGCCCTCAAGCCCGACTCGACTTCTCCATACGCGATACCGGCATAGGTATCCCCGCTGAACGGCAAAACAGCCTGTTCAAGCCCTTTACTCAGTTCAAAGGGCCGGCCAGTCAACGCTTTACCGGGAGTGGGCTCGGCCTTTCAATCTGCAAAAATCTGGTCGAGGCGCAGCAGGGGACTTTATCCTTTACCAGTCAGCCTGGCGTCGGATCGACGTTCTCCTTCTCCCTCCCCATGGAGCTTTTTTCAGTCTCGGAAATACCCATCGGGGACGATCATGCAGTGGTGGGTTTCGACTCATCTTTTGCCGAGGATTTCCCGCTCGATATCCTGCTGGTGGAAAACCATCCCGTGAGTCAGAAAGTTGCCATGGCGATGCTACAGGAGTTGGGTTATACACCCGACCTTGCGTCAAACGGCCTGGAGGCGGTCAATCAGTCTATGACTTCGACTCCAGATATCATTTTTATGGATATCAACATGCCTGTTATGGATGGGCTAGCGGCCATTCGTAAAATCCGCAAACTACCATTGGGCGATACTTGCTACATCGTTGCTTTCACCGCGAGCGCTTTTTCGAGCGAGATAGAGCGTTTCAGGGCCGCGGGGGCCAATGACGTTTTAACCAAACCGGCGAACTTTATGGCCTTGACCCGAGTGCTTCAGCGTGCAGCCAACTACCGGCAGCAGCTCAAGGCCAGCACTCCGGTATTGGATGCAATCTAA
- a CDS encoding DUF6124 family protein, producing MKKFPPDSLDPLQLSQATQRTISARLRDPKHPDPISHVFTLLPNIDTETLLSHACETLASLNVLTTDLACELEGSHRSLALSIQQLAVLGELLVNRALDNLDPPGGVSDAQEVQP from the coding sequence ATGAAAAAATTTCCACCCGATTCCCTTGACCCCCTCCAACTCAGCCAAGCAACCCAACGCACCATCAGCGCCCGCCTCCGCGACCCAAAACATCCCGACCCCATCAGCCACGTTTTCACCCTCCTCCCCAACATCGACACCGAAACCCTGCTAAGCCACGCCTGCGAAACCCTCGCTTCGCTCAACGTGCTGACCACTGATCTTGCGTGCGAGCTCGAAGGCTCGCACCGCAGTCTGGCGTTATCAATTCAGCAATTGGCCGTGCTGGGTGAATTGTTGGTAAACCGGGCGCTGGACAATCTCGATCCACCCGGTGGGGTGTCCGACGCTCAGGAGGTGCAGCCATGA
- the tssI gene encoding type VI secretion system tip protein TssI/VgrG, with the protein MFAPANQTHFALTVEGLENDLQVLALQGREAISQPFVFEVELVSEQPSLDLETLLHKPAFLQLSPDGSGIHGQIYRAAQGDSGKRLTRYAVTLRPQLSYLAHRINQRIFQNLTVPKIVGMVLEEHGIQSNAYEFKVGAIYPERIYCVQYDESDLQFIQRLCEEEGIHYHFQHSATAHKLVFGDDQTVFPKLAPVAYQQDSGMVANDPVIKRFDLRLETRTSRTTRRDYDFEKPRLTLESENRGDALPDLEDYDYPGRFIDRERGKHLAKRALERHRSDFQLAEGKSDQPLLVSGHFLALTQHPKAKWNDLWLLTEILHEGKQPQVLEESVTSSTTNLKDDFHQGYRNRFQATPWDVPNRPPLNHPKPRILGSQSAVVTGPKGEEIHCDQYGRVKVQFHWDREGQADDKTSCWLRVSSAWAGAHYGGIAIPRIGMEVLVSFLEGDPDQPLISGCLYHKENIVPYALPANKTRSTFKTLSSPGGGGYNELRIEDKKGQEQIFLHAQRDWDENIEHDQKIRVGNERHDTVEQNSYSEFKAEEHHTVYADRKVETRANDHLTVGVNQHIKVGTGQFIEAGQEIHLSSGMKVVLEAGSELTLKGGGSFIKIDASGVTLSGPVINMNSGGSPGSGTGAAPLMPGALKQADADKAGAVLSPAQINTLKRNAPFCEECEKCKAGACAI; encoded by the coding sequence ATGTTCGCGCCGGCCAATCAGACTCACTTTGCCCTGACTGTCGAAGGTCTGGAAAACGATCTCCAGGTCCTTGCCCTGCAAGGTCGGGAAGCTATCAGCCAGCCTTTTGTGTTTGAGGTGGAGCTGGTCAGTGAGCAACCGTCCCTGGACCTCGAAACGCTATTGCACAAACCGGCCTTCTTGCAGCTTTCGCCTGACGGTAGCGGCATTCATGGCCAGATCTACCGCGCCGCCCAGGGCGATTCGGGCAAACGCCTGACCCGCTACGCCGTGACCCTGCGCCCGCAGCTGTCCTACCTGGCGCACCGCATCAACCAACGAATCTTCCAGAACCTCACTGTGCCGAAAATCGTCGGCATGGTCCTCGAAGAGCACGGCATCCAGAGCAATGCCTACGAATTCAAAGTCGGGGCGATTTATCCCGAGCGCATTTACTGCGTTCAGTACGATGAATCGGACCTGCAGTTCATCCAGCGCCTGTGCGAGGAAGAAGGAATCCATTACCACTTCCAGCACAGCGCCACGGCCCACAAGCTGGTGTTCGGCGATGACCAGACGGTGTTCCCGAAACTCGCGCCCGTGGCCTATCAGCAAGACTCCGGCATGGTCGCCAACGACCCGGTGATCAAGCGCTTCGACCTGCGCCTGGAAACCCGCACCAGCCGCACCACCCGCCGCGACTACGACTTCGAAAAACCGCGCCTGACCCTGGAAAGCGAAAACCGTGGCGACGCCCTGCCCGACCTCGAAGACTACGACTACCCCGGTCGCTTCATCGACCGCGAACGCGGCAAGCACCTGGCCAAGCGCGCCCTCGAGCGTCACCGCAGCGACTTTCAACTGGCGGAAGGCAAAAGCGATCAGCCGTTGCTGGTCAGCGGCCACTTCCTGGCCCTGACCCAACACCCCAAAGCCAAATGGAACGACCTGTGGCTGCTCACCGAAATCCTCCACGAAGGCAAACAGCCGCAAGTGCTGGAAGAGTCGGTCACCAGCAGCACGACTAACCTCAAGGACGATTTCCACCAGGGCTACCGCAACCGCTTCCAGGCCACCCCTTGGGACGTGCCGAACCGCCCGCCGCTGAACCACCCCAAACCACGGATCCTCGGCAGCCAGAGCGCCGTGGTCACCGGGCCCAAAGGTGAAGAGATCCACTGCGACCAATACGGCCGCGTCAAAGTGCAATTCCACTGGGATCGCGAAGGCCAGGCCGACGACAAGACCAGTTGCTGGCTGCGCGTCTCCTCCGCCTGGGCCGGCGCCCATTACGGCGGCATCGCCATTCCACGGATCGGCATGGAAGTGCTGGTCAGCTTCCTCGAAGGCGACCCCGACCAACCGCTGATCAGCGGCTGCCTGTATCACAAGGAAAACATCGTCCCGTACGCCCTGCCAGCGAATAAGACCCGCAGCACCTTCAAAACCCTGAGCTCTCCGGGCGGCGGCGGTTACAACGAACTGCGCATCGAAGACAAAAAGGGCCAGGAACAGATCTTCCTGCACGCCCAGCGCGACTGGGACGAAAACATCGAGCACGACCAGAAAATCCGCGTCGGCAACGAACGCCACGACACCGTCGAGCAAAACAGCTACAGCGAATTCAAGGCCGAAGAACACCACACTGTCTACGCCGACCGCAAAGTCGAAACCCGCGCCAACGACCACCTCACCGTGGGCGTCAACCAGCACATCAAAGTCGGCACCGGCCAGTTCATCGAAGCCGGCCAGGAAATCCACCTGAGCAGCGGCATGAAAGTCGTGCTCGAAGCCGGCAGCGAACTCACCCTCAAGGGCGGCGGCAGCTTCATCAAGATCGACGCCAGCGGCGTGACGCTGAGCGGACCGGTGATCAACATGAACTCCGGCGGCAGCCCCGGCAGCGGGACGGGGGCTGCGCCGCTGATGCCCGGCGCGCTGAAACAGGCCGATGCGGACAAGGCCGGCGCGGTTCTGAGCCCGGCGCAGATCAATACCCTGAAACGTAACGCGCCATTCTGTGAAGAGTGCGAGAAGTGCAAGGCAGGTGCTTGTGCGATCTGA
- a CDS encoding DUF4123 domain-containing protein — protein MTPQAWLAERPLQTGERLYLIVSAASDAEALKTLYQNEPTTQAIPIWGGTPYAAWQPVMPYLTELKPNSNFLPWIAETDALDWGWLAVSSSEPNVVFEHLRSLTQVRMPNGTEVFFRFWDGRHIYPILEGLGDAAGEVLPVFDRYLINGKSLKVGPRAVPTAKDWPWWEVPQKLLDSLAKQNPSTLIGNLMQWLEEERPDIFAAYPESNLKLKIARFVRRPDAPKNLNEALLNHLILEQG, from the coding sequence ATGACTCCGCAGGCGTGGCTTGCCGAACGGCCGTTGCAGACGGGTGAGCGTTTGTACTTGATCGTTAGCGCGGCCAGTGATGCCGAAGCGCTCAAGACGCTTTACCAAAATGAACCCACAACCCAGGCAATCCCGATCTGGGGCGGTACACCCTATGCGGCTTGGCAGCCAGTGATGCCCTACCTCACCGAGTTGAAACCCAACTCAAATTTCCTGCCTTGGATTGCTGAAACCGACGCCCTCGATTGGGGATGGCTGGCCGTTTCCAGCAGCGAACCGAACGTGGTGTTCGAACATCTGCGCAGCCTGACTCAAGTGCGCATGCCGAATGGGACCGAAGTGTTTTTCCGGTTCTGGGACGGGCGGCATATCTACCCGATTCTGGAAGGACTCGGCGATGCCGCCGGTGAGGTGCTGCCGGTGTTTGATCGGTATCTGATTAATGGGAAAAGCCTGAAGGTGGGGCCGCGCGCGGTGCCAACGGCGAAGGACTGGCCTTGGTGGGAGGTGCCGCAGAAGCTGCTCGACAGCCTTGCGAAGCAAAACCCGTCGACCCTGATCGGCAACCTGATGCAATGGCTGGAAGAGGAGCGTCCAGACATCTTCGCCGCTTACCCCGAGAGCAATCTGAAGCTGAAAATCGCACGCTTCGTGCGCCGCCCGGATGCTCCGAAAAATCTTAATGAAGCACTGTTAAACCACCTGATTCTGGAGCAAGGCTGA
- a CDS encoding lipocalin-like domain-containing protein: MKIKVGVVLLLALLSGCDNTPAPEKGFAGLGHQAQAFTPVVPGRVFNFPADHGPHHGFRIEWWYVTANLKDDQGREFGAQWTLFRSALKATPEQPGWANQTIWLGHAAVTSATVHHAAERYARGGVGQAGVSLAPFNAWIDDWRFSSQATAENPLADLQLSARDKAFSYQLRLTSTRPLVLQGDKGFSQKSEQGQASYYYSQPFFQASGTLEIDGKTYTVSGPAWLDREWSSQPLTANQTGWDWFSLHLDSGEHVMLYRMRQKDGAPYLTGTWIDAQGQTQLLHADDISLTPQDTANVAGRSMPVSWSIKIPAKHLEITISALNPKAWMDLRIPYWEGPVRLSGSHGGQGYLEMTGY, from the coding sequence ATGAAGATTAAGGTCGGGGTGGTGTTATTACTGGCATTGCTGAGCGGCTGTGACAACACCCCCGCGCCAGAAAAAGGCTTCGCCGGCCTCGGCCATCAGGCGCAGGCATTTACCCCGGTGGTGCCCGGGCGAGTCTTCAATTTTCCGGCGGACCACGGCCCCCACCATGGTTTTCGCATCGAATGGTGGTACGTCACCGCCAACCTCAAGGACGATCAGGGCCGTGAGTTCGGCGCGCAATGGACGCTGTTTCGCAGTGCGTTGAAAGCGACGCCCGAGCAACCCGGCTGGGCCAATCAGACCATCTGGCTGGGCCATGCGGCCGTGACTTCCGCTACGGTGCACCATGCCGCCGAACGCTACGCCCGTGGCGGCGTTGGCCAGGCCGGAGTGAGCCTGGCGCCGTTCAACGCATGGATCGACGATTGGCGTTTCAGCAGTCAGGCCACCGCTGAGAACCCGCTGGCGGACCTGCAACTCAGCGCTCGCGACAAGGCTTTCAGCTACCAGCTTCGACTGACCTCCACACGTCCACTGGTGCTTCAGGGCGACAAAGGCTTCAGCCAGAAATCCGAACAAGGCCAAGCGTCGTACTACTACAGCCAGCCGTTTTTCCAGGCCAGCGGCACGTTGGAAATCGATGGCAAAACCTACACCGTCAGCGGCCCGGCCTGGCTCGACCGCGAGTGGAGCAGCCAACCCCTGACCGCCAACCAGACCGGCTGGGACTGGTTCTCCCTGCACCTGGACAGCGGCGAACACGTCATGCTCTACCGCATGCGGCAAAAGGACGGCGCGCCATACCTCACCGGCACCTGGATCGATGCCCAAGGGCAGACGCAATTACTGCATGCCGACGACATCAGCCTCACACCACAAGACACCGCCAACGTGGCCGGACGTTCGATGCCCGTGAGCTGGTCGATCAAAATCCCCGCCAAACACCTCGAAATCACCATCAGCGCCCTCAATCCCAAGGCGTGGATGGACTTGCGCATTCCCTATTGGGAAGGGCCGGTGCGGCTTAGCGGCAGTCATGGCGGGCAGGGGTATCTGGAGATGACCGGCTATTGA